TTGCTCGCGTGGAATCCGTGGCAAGCCGTCTTTCTCCGCGTGGTGGCCCAGCTGGAAGGGCCGTGACGGCGACACGCCGCGCCGCGGCACCGTGACACCGGGATAGCGAGGCCCGGATGGCATTCACCGTTCTCGAGAGAGGGAGAGACGACCTGAGTTACTGATAACTGAGCAGTCGCGAGCGCGGCACGGGCGCTGGCGACGGGAGTGTCCGCGCTCGCAGTTACCCCGCTCGGGCCGCTCAACGGATCGCGGCACACGCTTGTTTTAGGGCTAGTTGCGGAGTTGCAGCACTTCGGGCTCGACCTCGGTGCGCCGTGCGGGTAGGTACGACACGAACTCGACCACCAGTACAACGAGCACGGCACCGCCATCCCGCGTTGTAGCGTCGAGCGGTGCCACGCCGAACAGGAAGCCACCAATGCTACGCGCGTCCCTCATTCACCCGTTCGCGGCGTCGTCACTGGCGTGCTCAGCACTCGGAAGGCGCGCCTCGGCAGCTGGCTGGTCATGCCTGTTATCGAGATGTCGACGTCGAGGCCGTCCACGTGCGGCACGTAGCGAGGCCGTCCGACCGCACGTGCAGGATCACCGAAAACCATGGCGGTAAAGATGCTCCCGCAGCGATTCCAACACCTCGGGCTTGCGAACAAGACGTTGGGTATCGAGGAGCTTGAGTACGCCCACAGTCATGTCAGGCCGCAGGCCCGCTCGTCGCAGGAGTCTTTCGGCAGTGCGCGGCTCGGCGATGTCCAGCACCTGCAAGAGATCTCGCAGGTTACCTCTGCTCAGCGCCACAGCTCGTAGAAGCCTCCCGAGGTCAAGGGACGATTTCGCAGGGACGCCGGTGGCCCTGCACCAGGTGACGAGCGTGGTGCGGCTCACGCCCAGGAGGTTCGCCCACCTCTTCACCGTCTTCGGGTCTCCCTCGGCCGTAACGACCCGAAGCATCACCATAGCCCAGCGATCGGCTGCATAACGCAAATTGCACCTGCCCCGGCCAGTCGCGGAGAAACTGAGCCATGACAGCGCCAAAGCCTCCAAAGACACCCGGTCGACGAGGCTCGGCAACTCCCCATGAGTACTTTCTATAACGTTATGACGTTCAATACCGTACATGCGGTTACCGCACTGGTTCCTTGTTGCGGTTGTGCGACAGCGACGCGGGGTGGTCGGGGCTCCGATGGTGTTCACTTTTCCGTCGTTTCTGACCTTCACTAGCGCTGGCATTGGCGCTATCCTAATGCCCAGTCTCAGTCCTGCGCTCTAGATCTGTGCATGCGTATCTAGCCGCGCCCACAACGTGAGCGTCCGTTGAGTGACAAACTCATCGGGGGGAGGCTCGATGGCTAGCATTCTCGTCGTTCACGGTCAACCGTCAGTGAGTGCGGTTTTTGCCGAGATGCTCCGAAGGGATGGGCACGAGATCAGCGTCGCAGCCTGTTTACCCGAGGCCAAGGAAGCCCTCCAGTCATGCCGCTGCGGCATCGTAGTGACCGAGATGCGCATACAGTCTGACGAGGACGGACTTGACCTGCTGCGGCACGTCAAGGTGACGGCATCGGAAATCGAGGTGATAATCGTGACCGGCTTCAGCAGTTCCGCTGGCGCTGTCGCAGAGGCGATGCGGGAGGGAGCCTACCAGTACTTTACAGCTGCCGACCGACACTGATCGGTTGCCGTCGGTCGTGCGCGATGCGGTCCAACGCCGGATGGCAAGAACGGGTGGTTCGCCGGCACGTGGAACCACGTCGCTGACGGGTGGGGTCGTAGCCGTTGATCCGGCGACGCTCGCGATCTTTGGACGTGCGACGAGGGTAGCCGCAGCGAACTGTTCAGTCTTGATCACTGGGGAGACTGGAACCGGCAAAGAGGTTGTCGCAAAATTCATCCACCGCTCGGGGCCTCGGCGCAGTCACCCGTTCGTTCCCGTGAACTGTGGTGCACTGCCAGAGACCCTCATTGAAAGCGAGCTCTTTGGGTACCGACAGGGCGCTTTCACGGGAGCCGTCAGAGACAAGAAGGGATACGCGGAGGAAGCCCACCGCGGTGTGCTTTTCCTCGACGAAGTGGGCGAGATCCCCCCGGTGAGTCAAGCGC
This Luteitalea sp. DNA region includes the following protein-coding sequences:
- a CDS encoding response regulator, which translates into the protein MASILVVHGQPSVSAVFAEMLRRDGHEISVAACLPEAKEALQSCRCGIVVTEMRIQSDEDGLDLLRHVKVTASEIEVIIVTGFSSSAGAVAEAMREGAYQYFTAADRH